A window of Cygnus atratus isolate AKBS03 ecotype Queensland, Australia chromosome 24, CAtr_DNAZoo_HiC_assembly, whole genome shotgun sequence contains these coding sequences:
- the CTTNBP2NL gene encoding CTTNBP2 N-terminal-like protein produces the protein MNLEKLSKPELLTLFSILEGELEARDLVIEALKAQHRDTFIEERYGKYNISDPLMALQRDFETLKEGNHGEKQPVCSNPLSILKVVMKHCKNMQERMLSQLAAAESRHRKVILDLEEERQRHAQDTAEGDDVTYMLEKERERLTQQLEFEKSQVKKFEKEQKKLSSQLEEERARHKQLSSVLVVECKKATAKAAEEGQKTAELSLKLEKEKSKVSKLEEELASKRKRGLQMEAQVEKQLSEFDIEREQLKAKLNREENRTKALKEEVECLKKALKELEAACQEHSPTEPLQPSPSVMSRGVATDSPAVKSVSCQTECPQADRANPASTSKAVHTVFPSPTTPTHSYAKSNGHCNTDMQTGSELLQTNAAESQAQKEKYAGTTLENTVENGSSPVRTESPVHLMSQLPSSGVSLSPSSTAASSLTPSPCSSPVLTKRLVGASASSPGYQSSYQVGINQRFHAARHKFQSQAEQDHQSSGLQSPPSRDLSPTLADNSAAKQLARNTVTQVLSRFTSQQGAIKPVSPNSSPFGTDYRNLANAVSPKNESGHSPSPGKVSSPLSPLSPGIKSPTIPRAERGNPPPIPPKKPGLAQSPAAPAPLTKTSSQASSLGAPMDVASSCSNNTVVSNGKDMEILLPTSS, from the exons GCCCAGCATAGAGACACCTTCATTGAAGAGCGCTATGGAAAGTACAACATCAGTGATCCATTGATGGCTTTGCAAAGAGATTTTGAGACCCTGAAAGAGGGGAATCATGGTGAAAAGCAACCAGTATGCTCCAATCCCTTATCTATTTTGAAAGTGGTGATGAAACATTGCAAGAATATGCAGGAAAGAATGTTATCCCAActagctgctgcagaaagcagacacAGAAAG GTGATCCTGGACCTTGAGGAAGAGAGGCAGCGTCACGCCCAGGACACGGCGGAGGGGGATGATGTGACCTACATGCTGGAGAAGGAGCGGGAGCGGCTCACCCAGCAG TTGGAGTTTGAAAAATCCCAAgtgaaaaagtttgaaaaagaacagaagaagctCTCAAGCCAGTTGGAGGAAGAAAGGGCTCGCCACAAGCAACTGTCTTCCGTGCTTGTGGTAGAGTGCAAGAAAGCCACtgccaaagcagcagaagagggtCAGAAGACAGCAGAATTGAGCTTGAaattggaaaaagagaagagtaaGGTGAGTAAACTGGAGGAGGAGCTGGCATCCAAGAGGAAGCGGGGTTTACAGATGGAAGCACAAGTAGAAAAGCAGCTCTCGGAGTTTGACATTGAAAGAGAACAGCTGAAAGCCAAGctgaacagagaagaaaaccgtacaaaagcactgaaagaagAGGTAGAATGTTTGAAGAAAGCCCtgaaggagctggaggctgctTGCCAGGAGCACAGTCCTACTGAGCCTTTGCAGCCAAGCCCCTCAGTGATGTCCAGAGGAGTTGCTACTGACAGTCCCGCCGTGAAGTCTGTGTCTTGCCAGACGGAGTGTCCACAAGCAGACCGAGCAAATcctgccagcaccagcaaaGCTGTGCATACCGTGTTTCCCAGCCCTACTACACCTACTCATTCCTATGCAAAATCCAATGGTCATTGCAATACAGACATGCAAACGGGTAGCGAGCTGCTGCAAACAAATGCAGCAGAGAGCCAGGCTCAAAAGGAGAAATATGCTGGTACAACACTAGAAAACACAGTTGAAAATGGAAGTTCTCCTGTAAGAACAGAGTCACCAGTGCATCTGATGTCCCAGCTCCCTTCTAGTGGGGTCTCCCTGtctcccagcagcacagctgcctcctcTCTAACACCTTCGCCCTGCTCCTCACCGGTTCTGACTAAACGCTTAGTGGGAGCTTCAGCAAGCAGCCCTGGTTATCAGTCATCCTACCAGGTGGGGATCAATCAACGTTTCCACGCAGCTCGGCACAAATTTCAGTCTCAAGCTGAACAGGACCACCAGTCAAGTGGTTTGCAGAGCCCACCGTCAAGGGATTTGTCTCCTACTCTAGCAGACAACTCTGCTGCCAAGCAGTTAGCACGCAATACAGTCACTCAGGTTCTTTCCAGATTCACCAGCCAGCAGGGAGCGATTAAACCTGTCTCCCCTAATAGCTCACCTTTTGGCACAGACTATCGAAATCTGGCAAATGCCGTGAGCCCCAAAAATGAATCTGGTCATTCTCCAAGCCCTGGCAAGGTTTCCAGTCCACTAAGCCCATTGTCTCCTGGGATTAAATCACCAACCATCCCTAGAGCAGAAAGAGGGAACCCTCCACCCATTCCTCCAAAGAAACCTGGCCTTGCTCAGTcgcctgctgctcctgctccgcTAACCAAAACCTCTTCTCAGGCGTCCTCTCTGGGTGCCCCCATGGACGTGGCAAGTAGCTGCTCTAACAATACTGTAGTGTCAAATGGCAAAGACATGGAGATACTCCTGCCAACTAGCAGCTAG